TGCGCCGTCGGCGCGGTGAAGCGGAACTCGTCGCCGAGACGGTCCAGGAACGACTGGGGCATGCGCTCCCAGATGCCCATCGTGCGGTCGCCCTGCACGTTGCTGTGCCCGCGGACGGGGCACACCCCCGCGCCCGGGCGGCCGATGTTGCCGCGCAGCAGAAGGAAGTTGACGACCTCCCTGATGGTGGGCACACCGTGCTTGTGCTGCGTCAGACCCATGGCCCAGCAGACGATGACGCCACGGCTCTCCAGGACCCGGGCGTGCACCTGCTCGATCTCGTCCTGGCTCAGCCCCGTGGCCTCCAGGACCTCGTCCCACGACGTCGTGGCGCGCAGATGCTCGGCGAAGGCCTCGTAGCCGGTGGTGTGCGCGTCGATGAACTCCCGGTCCAGGACGGTGCCCGGCTCCTTGTCCTCGGCCTCGATCAGCATCAAATTCAGCGCCTGGAAGAGGGCCAGGTCACCACCGGGACGGATCTGCAGGAACTGGTCGGCGATGGCGGTGCCCCGGCCGACGACGCCACGCGCCTTCTGCGGGTTCTTGAAGCGCATCAGCCCGGCCTCGGGCAGCGGATTGACGGCCACGACACTGCCACCGCGGCGCTTGGTCTCCTCCAGCGCGGACAGCATCCGCGGATGGTTGGTGCCGGGGTTCTGTCCCACGACGAAGACGAGGTCGGCGTTGTACAGGTCGTCGAGCGTGACGCTGCCCTTGCCGATGCCCAGGGTCTCGGTCAGCGCCGATCCGCTGGACTCGTGGCACATGTTGGAGCAGTCCGGCAGATTGTTGGTGCCGAAGGCCCGGGCGAACAACTGGAGCAGGAACGCCGGCTCGTTGGCCAGCCGCCCCGAGGTGTAGAACAGCGCCTCGTCCGGGTGGTCCAGGGCGCGCAGTTCGTCGGCGAGGAGCCGTAGTGCCTCGCCCCAGCCGATGGGCTCGTAGTGGTCCGCGCCCTCGCGCAGCACCATCGGCTCGGTCAGCCGGCCCTGCTGGTTGAGCCAGTAGTCCGACTGACGGCTCAGCTCGTCGACGGAGTACCGCTGGAAGAACTCGGCGGTCACCCGCCGGGACGTGGCCTCGTCGCTGATGTGCTTGGCGCCGTTCTCGCAGTACTCGTTGAGGTGCCGCTTGCCCGGCGCGGGCTCCGGCCAGGCACAGCCCGGGCAGTCGATGCCCTTCGTCTGGTTGAGGGTGAGCAGGGTGAGCGCGGTGCGTTTCGGCGAGGTCTGGCCCAGCGCGTACTGCAGGGCGTGCACGACGCCTGGAGTGCCCGCGGCCCAGGTCTTGGGAGCCGTCACCGACAGCTCGCTCTCATCCGGTTCGCCGATGTCCCGCATCGAGCACCACGCCCTCTCCCAGCCGGTCTCCTCCTCACTCTTCGCCTGTGCATCGGTCCAGGTCAAAGCGGTAGTTGTTATCGCGTGATAGGCCGCACCGATGACACCCGCACAGTCGTCGGCCCAGGCCCCCCGCGCGGTGGATCATTGAGGGGTGCTGCTCCGTCAACTCGAGTACCTCGTCGCCCTCGCCCGGGTCCGCCACTTCGCCAAGGCGGCGCAGGCCTGCTATGTCTCCCAGCCTGCTCTGTCCGAGGGCATCCGGAAGCTGGAGGAGGAACTCGGCATCCCCCTGGTCCAGCGAGGACGCCGGTTCGACGGGCTCACCCCGGAGGGCGAGCGGGTCGTCCTGTGGGCCCAGCGGATCCTCGCCGACCGGGACGCCATGGAGAGCGAGATCCAGGCGCTGCGGGCCGGACTCAGCGGCCGCCTGCGGATCGGGACCGTGCCCACGGCCTCCACGGCGGTGGGGCTGCTGACCCAGCCGTTCTGCGCCGCCAACCCGCTGGCGACCGTCCAGGTCTTCGCCGACCTGCGGGCCGAGGACATCGTGAACCGGTTGCGCGCCTACGAACTCGACGCCGCCGTGACCTACCAGAGCTCGGTCGCGGACCACGACTTCAAGTTCGTCCCGCTGTACCGGGAACGCCACGTCCTTCTGACCCAGCGGACCGCCCCGGACACCGGCTCCGTGGACATCTCCTGGGAGGAGGCGGCCCAGTACCCCCTGTGCCTGCTCGACCCGAGGATGCAGGGCCGCCAGATCCTCGACGCGGTGTTCGCGACCGTCGGCGTCTCCGTCACCCCGCGCGTGGAGACCGACTCGATCGCCTCCCTGTTCGCCCAGGTCAGGGCCGGGCAGTGGGCGAGCATCGTCCCGTACGCCTGGCTCCATGTCTTCGGCGTCCCCGCGGGCATGCGCGCCGTCCCGCTGGTCCGGCCCGTCCGCTCCGAGCAGATCGGCCTGGTGCTCCCGGCCCGCGAGCCCGTCTCCGTGATCGGACAGGCGCTGATGGATGTGGTGGAGCGGTCCGGGATCTCGGCGGCGCTGGAGCGGCTGCCCGAGTAGCGGTCGGGGTGATGCCGTCCCGGGTGGCCCATGTGCTGGGCGGGGACGACGACTTCACCGGACGCCTCGACCACTACGCCTCCCGCATCCGGGCCGGCGAGCCGATCGCGGTGCCCTTCTCGAGCCAGCCCGCCACCTACATCCACTGCTTCGGTCGGTTGGCGGAGGGAGGCCCGGCGCCGGACGAGACGGTGTCCGACCCTGTCCGCCGGATCTGCACCGGAGGTCGTTGACGCCCTACTTCGCCGGCCGCGGTCCGCGATCCGTTGCAGGAGGAGCCGGACGGCGTTTTTGCCCAGTTCGTGGCCGGCCTGGTCGACGCTGGTGAGGGAGATCGGGCCGAACGCGGCGGAACGTGGTGCTGTCGTAGCCGGCCACCGAGAGGTCGCCCGGCACGGACGGTCCGGCCTCGGCGACCGCCTCCAACGCACCCATGGCCACGATGTCGAGTCCCCGTACGGCGAGATCAGAAGCGAGTGGAGCGTCGACGACGGGGGACGGACGCCGTTGGCGCGCGTGGCGGGCGTGCGGTTCCTCGGCCACGCGGGCGGGGTGGCCTCGTACCGACTGCCGTCAGGGCACTACCGGTTGACCTGCCGGCCGCACTGACCCGCGGGCCCGGTCCGTGCGGGGCGGTCGTACCTCGCCCGGTGTGCGGCCGTAGCGGTCGCGGAAGACCCGGGTGAAGTGGGCCTGGCTGGCGAAGCATCAACGGTGGGCGACTTCGGCGACCGTGAGATGACGGGAGTCCGGGTCGGCGAGCTGCTCGTGTGCCTTCGCCAGCCGTCGGTCGAGGAGGTGACGGGCGGGACTGACGCCGGTCGGCCGGAACAGGCGGCTGAGGTGCCTGGGGGACACCCCGATCGCCGCCGCGACCGCTTCCGCGCTCAGCCGGGGGTCGGACAGGTGCCGGTCGATGTGGTCCAGGGCCATGGCCAGCCGGGACGACGACGCGGGCAGGGCGGGAGCGTCGCCCAGCCGGGGAGCCGCCAGCGTGCGTACGAGGTCCAGCACGGCGGCCTCGGCGTGTGTGGGATCGGTGTCCCCGCCTCCCGTGGTCCAGTCGGCCAGCACCGACTCCAGTGCGGACACCGGGGCGAGACCTTGCCGGAAGAGCAGGGGTGCCGGTACGTCGCCCGGGGCGCAGCGCTCGGCGAAGACCTCGCGGGGGATGTCCACCAGCAACTGGCGCATGGCGGTGGGGAAACCGAACAGGTACGAGCGGCGGGTGTCGTAGAGGACCAGGTCCCCGGCCCGGACGGTGAGACAGCCGCCCTCGTGGAAGAACACCGCCTGGCCGTCGGTCAGCAGACTGACGAAGACCGAGTCCTTCGGAAGGTCCCGGCAGGTCCGCGGGGTGCGTTCGATGACGTGCTCGTTCCCGGTGATCTCGGCCAGCCGCAGGCCGCCCAGCCGGAAGTTCGTCTGGGTGGCCAGCAGGCCGTCCTGGGAGTAGGAAGAGCAGGTCAGGCCCACCAGCGCCTGTCGGTTGTACTCCTCCCAGAAGCCGATCCGGTCGGCCGGGTCCACGGACCGCGTCGACACCCGGGAGACGGAGGACAGGGGGGAAAGGCGGGACAGGGACACCTGGGTCTCCTTTCCGGCCCGGGCGTCCGCCGGGTCACCGGAAGAGCGAGTTCACGTAGTCGGCTCCGATGCCGACCGCATCGTAGTGTGCGCGGCACAGCGCGATGTAGTCATGGACGTCGAAGTGGCCGACGCTCTCACCGTTCTCGTCGAGCCAGATCAACGGCCCCTTGACGATGAAGAACGCCTTCATCGGCTCGTCGCTCTCGTAGGCCACCAGGGTGTGCCCCTCACCCGGTGCCTCGTAGACGAAGTCACCGGCGCTCGCGGTCCAAGGCCGTTCCAGATAGCCCCACTTGCCGGAGATCGTGTAGGCGAACACCTCGTGCGGGTGGTAGTGCCGGTTGACGAGTCCCGCCTCCTTGGCCCGCAGGATGTCGGCCCAGGAGTTGTCCTTGACGTTGATCCACAGCGGGCGCGAGCCGACGGTCTCGGTGAACGGCACGTAGTACCGGTCGTCGTCGGTGGCCACCTGGGAGAGGTAGACCTCGGGCAGGGCGTCCGGCTTGACGGAGTCGCGGATCGGCTGGAGGTTCTTCCAGAACTCGGTCCCGGTGGCTTCGGCCATGATCGGCTCCCTTGCGTCGAGGCGGGTGGCCGACAGTGAAGACCACCGCCCGGGAGCGGGTCTTCCCCGGGGCGGACATCGCCCTTTGCCTGTTCGGGACGGCGGAGGCGAAGGCGCCCGAACGACGGAGCCTCAGACGACTCACATGCAGGAGCATGGCGTGTTCTTCCGTGACTTCTCGTGCGGGCACGCGTCGTGGCGGGTCGACGGCCCGCGTCCTCCGCACGCAGCAGTCGGCGCTCGTCCTTGAGGAGGAGACGGGCGCCCCGCCTCGTGCAGCGCCACCAACGGGGAGTGCCAGCACCGGCACGATGCCCCGGTGGCCCCTGTCGGGCCAGGCTGGTGATCTACCCGAACCCAGACCTGGAGATCCGTTTCTCGTGGCTACCTTCCTGTATCGGATGGGCCGGGCCGCCTTCCGGCGGCGCCTGCTCGTGGCGCTGTTGTGGGCCGTGGTCCTCGGCGCCGTCGGCCTGGGCGCCGCCAAGGCGCCCGCCGCCTCCGACGACGGCACGTCCTTCATGCCGGGCATCGAGGCGCAGAAGGCCTTCGACCTGATCGGGGAGCGTTTCCCCGGTGGGGACGCCAATGGGGCCGATGCGCGGATCGTCTTCACCGCGCCCGACGGCGAGAAGGTGACGGCGGCCGGCCATCGCGCCGCCATCGAGTCGCTCGTCGCCGAGGCCGCCGACGAGCCCCAGGTGGCCGGTGCCACCAGCCCGTTCACGGCGGGCGCGGTGAGCAAGGACGGCTCCACCGCCTACGCCACGGTGGAGTACAAGGTGAAGGCCGCCGACCTCACCGACGCCGACAAGGCCGCGCTGGAGAAGGCCATCGACGAGGCCCGCGACTCCGGTCTCACGGTCGAGGCCGGAGGCACCGCACTGGCCACGCAGCCCGCGGCGGGCGGCGCCTCCGAGGCCATCGGCATCGCCCTCGCCGCGGTCGTCCTGCTGATCACCTTCGGCTCCCTCGCGGCGGCCGGCCTTCCGCTGCTCACCGCCATCGTCGGCGTGGGCGTCAGCATGGCCGCCATCATGGCCCTGGGCAGCGTCTTCGGTCTCTCCATGACCACCGGCACGCTCGCCACGATGCTCGGCCTGGCGGTCGGTATCGACTACGCCCTCTTCGTGGTCTCCCGCTACCGGGAGGAGCGCGCCAACGGACACGACCCGCGGGAGGCGACCGGCCTCGCCGTCGGCACGGCCGGCTCCGCCGTGGTGTTCGCCGGTCTCACGGTCGTCATCGCCCTGGCCGGCCTGACCGTCATCGGCGTCCCGATGCTGGCCAAGATGGGGCTGTGCGCCGCGGGTGCGGTGGTCGTCGCCGTGCTGATCGCGCTCACGCTGGTCCCGGCGCTGCTGGGCATGTGGCCCGAAGCCGTACTGCCCCGCCGTATCCGCAAGAACGGCGCCGCGGCTCCGTCGACGGAGGGCAACGGCGGATCCCGCTGGGCGCGGTTCGTGCTGCGCCGCCCCGTGGCCGTGCTGGTGACGTGCGTCGCCGGTCTGGGCGTGCTGGCGCTGCCCGCCGCACAGCTGGAACTGGGCATGCCGGGGGACGAGTCCAAGCCGGTCTCCTCGACGGAACGGCGTGCCTACGACGCGCTCGCCGACGGTTTCGGCGCCGGCTTCAACGGGCCGCTGACGATCGTGGTGGACGTCAAGGGGGTCGCCGAACCCAAGGCTGCCGTGAGCGACATCGCCGAGAGGATCGGCGCGACCGGCGGGGTCGTGTCCGTCTCTCCCGCGCAGTTCAACCAGGCGGGGGACGCCGCTCTCCTGTCCGCGGTGCCGGCCACCGGCCCGAACGACGAGCGGACCAAGGACCTCGTCCAGTCGATCCGTTCCGAGCGCCCGGACCTGGAGCGGGAGACCGGGGCGACGTTCGAGGTCACCGGCAACACCGCGATGAACATCGACGTCGCCCAGGCCCTCCAGGACGCGCTCGTGCCCTATCTGGGCGTCATCATCGTGCTGGCGTTGATCCTGCTGCTGGTCGTCTTCCGTTCCGTGCTCGTGCCTCTCAAGGCCGCACTCGGGTTCCTGCTGTCGGTGCTGGCCGCCCTCGGCGCGGTCGTGGCGGTCTTCCAGTGGGGCTGGGGCGCGGAACTGCTCGGGGTGGAGCAGTCCGGTCCGATCATGAGCCTGATGCCGATCTTCCTGGTGGGCATCGTGTTCGGCCTGGCGATGGACTACGAGGTCTTCCTCGTCTCGCGGATGCGGGAGGCGTACGTCCACGGGGACCGGCCCGCCCAGGCGATCGTGACGGGCTTCCGGCACAGTGCCCGGGTGGTTGCCGCCGCGGCGGTCATCATGATCGCGGTGTTCTCCGGCTTCATCGGCGCCCAGGAGTCGATGATCAAGACCATGGGCTTCGGGCTCGCCGTCGCGGTGCTCTTCGACGCCTTCGTCGTCCGCATGGCGATCGTGCCCGCGGTGCTCGCCCTGCTCGGCGACAAGGCGTGGTGGCTGCCGGCCCGGCTCGACCGGCTGCTGCCCCGCGTCGATGTGGAGGGCGCCGGACTCGGCACGCCGAAGACGCACGAGGCCGGCGAGCCGGTGCCGCAGGAACCGGCCCGGATCTGAATCCCGTACGACGGACCGCGGTGCCCTTGTGCGGGACGGCACCGTGGTCCGTGGTGTGTGAGCATGACTGTCCTCGAACCTTTCTCGGAGCGCGATGAGCAACAGCTGGCAGCGGCGGGCGGCGACCCGTCCCCAAGCCGTCGAGGCCACCACAGTGGTCCTGCTGTTCGCGCTCACCGTCGCCGCTGTCCTCGTCACCCGGGCGGTGATGCCCGGGACACCCCACCTGTGGTCCGGCATCGCGCTCGCCGCGGTGGCCTGTGCCGCACTGCCCTGGCGCCGCGAGCGCCCCTTGGTGGTACTCGCCGCGACGACGCTGTGCACCATCGCCCTGGGTGCCGTGGGCTACCTCCTGACGGCCGGAGTGATGGTCCCGCTCCTGGTCGCGCAGTACTCCACCAGCGTGCGGACGCCGCGCCGCACCAGCTGGAACAGCGCGCTCGCGGCTGCCGCGGGCCTGGTCGTCACCGGTCTGCTCGTTCCGTCGTTCCGTGACTCGCCGATCCTCGGGACCGTCAACCCGGTGGCCATGGTGCTGCTGTCGGCGGCCCTCGGCGCCTATGTCCGGGTGCGCCGGCAGTACGCGGTGGCCCGCGCCGAACACGCCGCCCGCGAGCGCGAGGAGGAGGCACGGCACCGCGTGATCCAGGAACGCATGCGCATCGCACGGGAGTTGCACGATGTGGTCGCGCACCACCTGACCCTGGCCGACGCCCAGGCCGGCACCGCGGCGCACCTCGCGCGCACGCACCCGGAGCAGGCCTTCGACATCCTCGCGAAACTGCCGGAGACCACCGCCGCCGCGCTGCGCGAACTCAAGGCCGCCGTAGGGCTGTTGCGCCAGGACAACGACACCTCCGAACTGACTCCCGCGCCGGGACTGGACCGGCTGCCCGACCTGGTCGACACCTGCGCGATGGTCGGCCTGGAGGTGACGGTCACCGTCGAGGGACAGCGGCGACCGCTGCCGCCCGTACTCGACCTGACGGCCTACCGGATCGTCCAGGAAGCGCTCACCAACGTCACCAAGCACGCCGCCACCCGCACCGCTCAGGTCCGACTCGCCTACACCCCCCACTACTTGACGCTGACCGTCACCAACGACACCACCCCGGACCGCCCCGTGGCCGCCGCCACCACCGGGGGCGGCTTCGGCCTGCTCGGTATGCGCGAGCGTGCCGCGGCCGCGGGCGGCACCTTGCACGCCGGCCGGCGCCCGCACGGCGGCTTCGAGGTCGCCTGCACCCTGCCGCTGCACCACCACGGTGCCCCGCCGCCGGACCCCCGCGACGCCCCGCCGCCGCACCGCCACGACGAGAGCCCCGCCACATGACCATCCGTGTTCTGCTCGCCGACGACCAGGCCCTGCTCCGGGCCACCTTCCGGATCCTCATCGACTCGGTCGAGGACCTGACCGTGGTCGCGGAGGCCGCCGACGGTCAGGAAGCCGTCGACCTCACCGCCGAGCACCGGCCCGACGTGGTCATCATGGACATCCGTATGCCGCACCTCGACGGGGTGGCGGCCACGGCCGCCATCTGCTCCCGGCCCGAGCTGGCGGACACCCACATCCTCATCCTCACCACGTTCGAGAACGACGAGAACGTGGCCAAGGCCCTGCGCGCCGGCGCGAGCGGCTTCCTGGGCAAGGGGGTGCGCCCCGAGGAGCTGCTGTCGAGCATCCGCACCGTGGCGGCCGGTGACGCCCTTCTGTCGCCCGCCGCCACCCGGGCCCTCGTCACCCGCTTCCTGGCCACCCCCGACACCGACGGCTTCCGCGCCCTCCCCGACGCCGTCAAAGCCCTGACCGACCGCGAACGCGAGGTCACGGCCCTGGCCGCCTACGGCAGATCCAATGCCGAGATCGCCGAACGGCTCGTCCTGAGCCCGCTGACCGTACGCAGCCACATCCAGCGGGCCATGACCAAACTGAACGCCCGCGACCGCGCGCAACTCGTCGTCATCGCCTATCAGAGCGGTCTGGTGAAGCCGCACACGGCTTCGTAGGACGGGGTCAGCGCCAGCCGAAACGACGGTCCACCACGGCCGCGAACTCCTCCAGCGTCAGCACGGAGTCGCCGTTCTGGTCCGCGGCGTCGAAGAGGGCGGAGGAGGCGTCGGCGTCCCCCACGGCCCAGGGCGGCAGGGCCCCCGTCGCGGCGAGCGTCGGCCCCTTCGACCGCAGGGCGATGATGATCTCCTGCCGGGTCAGCGTCCCGTTCCGGTCGAGGTCGAGGGCTTCGAACAGGATCCGGGCCTTGTCACTCATGGGTCGTCCTCATTCGCTCCGGCGGAGAGTCAGGGCCCGCCCTCCACTCCCTCATCACAACGCTTCTGCCCGGCCTTCCGGTTCCACGAGACACCCTGGGCGGTGCGCGTCTCGAGCGCGTGCATCACGGCCACCATGTCCTGCCCGCCGTGGCCCTGGTCGACCGTCTCGCCGAAGAGGGTGTGGCAGACGTCGAGGAGCGGGGAGGCGATGTCGGCCTTGCGGGCGGCTTCAGCGATCAGCAGGTTGTTCTTGAGCACGTCCGCGGCGGCCGCCTGGGCGGCGAAGTCGCGGGCCAGCAGCTTGGGCGCCTTCATGCGGGAGACGGCGCTGGCCATCGGGCCCGCGTCCAGGACGTCCCGGAGCAGACGCTGGTCGAGTCCGTGCCGGTCCGCGAAGTGGAACGCCTCGGTCAGCCCGGTGACCAGGGTGATCAGGAACAGGTTCACCGAGAACTTCATCAGCAGCGCCCCCGGTACGGCACCGCACTCGAACGTCTCCCGGCACAGGGGTGCCAGCAGGGGACGTACGGCCGCCACGGCGGCGTCGTCACCGGCCAGCATCCCGACCAGCTCGCCCTGCTCGGCCGGGGCACGGGAACCGGACACGGGCGCCTCGACATAGCGGCCGCCCGCGGCTCGGACGTCGTCCTCCAGGCCGTGCGAGTACTCGGCCGAGGTGGTGCCCATGTGGACCACGGTGTGCCCGGCGACGCGCGCGGCGAAGTCCGGGGTGCCGCGTCCCAGGACCGCGTCCATGGCGGCCTCGTCGGCCAGCATCAGGATCACGGTCTCCGCCCGGTCGAAGACCTCGGCCGCGCTCGCCGCGACCTCCGCTCCCGCGGCGCGCAGGGGCGCGCAACGCCCGGGCGTGCGGTTCCAGACGACGAGCGGAGTCCCGGCGCGGACGAGGTTGAGCGCCATGGGCTGCCCCATGAGCCCGAGGCCGACGAAACCGACGTGCACGATGCGCCGCCTTTCCCGGCCCCACCGAAGCCGGGCCGCGCGGAATCCTGCTATGACAGCGGTCATAGTAGCGGTCGTTATGACAGCGGTCATAGAGTGGGCGTCGAAGCGCGCGACGAAGGGGAGACCGACGACGATGTCCGAACGAGGACCGCGCGAGCGGATGGTCTTCAGCGCGGCGCAGCTCATCCGGCGCGACGGGGTCGCCGCCACCGGTATGCGCGAGGTCGCCGCCCACGCCGGCGCGCCGCGCGGCTCGCTCCAGCACTACTTCCCCGGCGGCAAGGAACAGCTGGTCAACGAGGCGGTCGGCTGGGCCGGCCGGTACGCGGGCAGACGCGTCGCCCGTTTCCTCGCCGCCCTGGACGAGCCCGTGCCCAGCGCGCTGTTCGCCGAGATGGTGCGGCAGTGGACCGACGAGTACGAGACCGACGGCTTCGCGGGCGGCTGTCCCGTCGCCGCCGCCACGATCGACTGCGCGGAGTCCACCGCCTCCACGCGGGAGGCCGCGTCCGCCGCGTTCGCCACCTGGACCGGACCGGTGGCACAGGCGCTGTCCGACATGGGTGTCCCCGGACAGCGGGCCGGGGATCTCGCCACGCTCATGATCAGCAGCCTGGAAGGAGCCCTCCTCATCGCCCGGGTCGAACGGGACGTCAGCGCCCTGACGACCGTGGCCCGGGAACTCGGCCCCCTCCTCGACGCGGCGGTGACGACGGGCGCCTGACGAGCGGTCCCGCATAAGTCCCGTGGGGATCATGCGTTCCTGCGAGTCCGTCAGAGGGCACTGCCCAGGGCGTTAGCGTGCTCGCATGGACGATCCCGGTGGTGCTCATGGCTTCACGTCGGTGGACTCGCAGGCCCGGCCCGGCGACTGGGTGCGGGTCCTGGACCGGGTGGCCGCGGAGCCGTTCTACGCCACCTACAAACAGCGGTTGCAGGAGTTGCTGCGCCCGGCGGCTGGCGG
Above is a window of Streptomyces sp. NBC_00490 DNA encoding:
- a CDS encoding TetR/AcrR family transcriptional regulator; its protein translation is MSERGPRERMVFSAAQLIRRDGVAATGMREVAAHAGAPRGSLQHYFPGGKEQLVNEAVGWAGRYAGRRVARFLAALDEPVPSALFAEMVRQWTDEYETDGFAGGCPVAAATIDCAESTASTREAASAAFATWTGPVAQALSDMGVPGQRAGDLATLMISSLEGALLIARVERDVSALTTVARELGPLLDAAVTTGA
- a CDS encoding NAD(P)-dependent oxidoreductase, which encodes MHVGFVGLGLMGQPMALNLVRAGTPLVVWNRTPGRCAPLRAAGAEVAASAAEVFDRAETVILMLADEAAMDAVLGRGTPDFAARVAGHTVVHMGTTSAEYSHGLEDDVRAAGGRYVEAPVSGSRAPAEQGELVGMLAGDDAAVAAVRPLLAPLCRETFECGAVPGALLMKFSVNLFLITLVTGLTEAFHFADRHGLDQRLLRDVLDAGPMASAVSRMKAPKLLARDFAAQAAAADVLKNNLLIAEAARKADIASPLLDVCHTLFGETVDQGHGGQDMVAVMHALETRTAQGVSWNRKAGQKRCDEGVEGGP
- a CDS encoding 2,4'-dihydroxyacetophenone dioxygenase family protein, whose translation is MAEATGTEFWKNLQPIRDSVKPDALPEVYLSQVATDDDRYYVPFTETVGSRPLWINVKDNSWADILRAKEAGLVNRHYHPHEVFAYTISGKWGYLERPWTASAGDFVYEAPGEGHTLVAYESDEPMKAFFIVKGPLIWLDENGESVGHFDVHDYIALCRAHYDAVGIGADYVNSLFR
- a CDS encoding helix-turn-helix domain-containing protein; translation: MSLSRLSPLSSVSRVSTRSVDPADRIGFWEEYNRQALVGLTCSSYSQDGLLATQTNFRLGGLRLAEITGNEHVIERTPRTCRDLPKDSVFVSLLTDGQAVFFHEGGCLTVRAGDLVLYDTRRSYLFGFPTAMRQLLVDIPREVFAERCAPGDVPAPLLFRQGLAPVSALESVLADWTTGGGDTDPTHAEAAVLDLVRTLAAPRLGDAPALPASSSRLAMALDHIDRHLSDPRLSAEAVAAAIGVSPRHLSRLFRPTGVSPARHLLDRRLAKAHEQLADPDSRHLTVAEVAHR
- a CDS encoding MMPL family transporter, whose product is MATFLYRMGRAAFRRRLLVALLWAVVLGAVGLGAAKAPAASDDGTSFMPGIEAQKAFDLIGERFPGGDANGADARIVFTAPDGEKVTAAGHRAAIESLVAEAADEPQVAGATSPFTAGAVSKDGSTAYATVEYKVKAADLTDADKAALEKAIDEARDSGLTVEAGGTALATQPAAGGASEAIGIALAAVVLLITFGSLAAAGLPLLTAIVGVGVSMAAIMALGSVFGLSMTTGTLATMLGLAVGIDYALFVVSRYREERANGHDPREATGLAVGTAGSAVVFAGLTVVIALAGLTVIGVPMLAKMGLCAAGAVVVAVLIALTLVPALLGMWPEAVLPRRIRKNGAAAPSTEGNGGSRWARFVLRRPVAVLVTCVAGLGVLALPAAQLELGMPGDESKPVSSTERRAYDALADGFGAGFNGPLTIVVDVKGVAEPKAAVSDIAERIGATGGVVSVSPAQFNQAGDAALLSAVPATGPNDERTKDLVQSIRSERPDLERETGATFEVTGNTAMNIDVAQALQDALVPYLGVIIVLALILLLVVFRSVLVPLKAALGFLLSVLAALGAVVAVFQWGWGAELLGVEQSGPIMSLMPIFLVGIVFGLAMDYEVFLVSRMREAYVHGDRPAQAIVTGFRHSARVVAAAAVIMIAVFSGFIGAQESMIKTMGFGLAVAVLFDAFVVRMAIVPAVLALLGDKAWWLPARLDRLLPRVDVEGAGLGTPKTHEAGEPVPQEPARI
- a CDS encoding sensor histidine kinase gives rise to the protein MSNSWQRRAATRPQAVEATTVVLLFALTVAAVLVTRAVMPGTPHLWSGIALAAVACAALPWRRERPLVVLAATTLCTIALGAVGYLLTAGVMVPLLVAQYSTSVRTPRRTSWNSALAAAAGLVVTGLLVPSFRDSPILGTVNPVAMVLLSAALGAYVRVRRQYAVARAEHAAREREEEARHRVIQERMRIARELHDVVAHHLTLADAQAGTAAHLARTHPEQAFDILAKLPETTAAALRELKAAVGLLRQDNDTSELTPAPGLDRLPDLVDTCAMVGLEVTVTVEGQRRPLPPVLDLTAYRIVQEALTNVTKHAATRTAQVRLAYTPHYLTLTVTNDTTPDRPVAAATTGGGFGLLGMRERAAAAGGTLHAGRRPHGGFEVACTLPLHHHGAPPPDPRDAPPPHRHDESPAT
- a CDS encoding LysR family transcriptional regulator codes for the protein MLLRQLEYLVALARVRHFAKAAQACYVSQPALSEGIRKLEEELGIPLVQRGRRFDGLTPEGERVVLWAQRILADRDAMESEIQALRAGLSGRLRIGTVPTASTAVGLLTQPFCAANPLATVQVFADLRAEDIVNRLRAYELDAAVTYQSSVADHDFKFVPLYRERHVLLTQRTAPDTGSVDISWEEAAQYPLCLLDPRMQGRQILDAVFATVGVSVTPRVETDSIASLFAQVRAGQWASIVPYAWLHVFGVPAGMRAVPLVRPVRSEQIGLVLPAREPVSVIGQALMDVVERSGISAALERLPE
- a CDS encoding response regulator transcription factor, yielding MTIRVLLADDQALLRATFRILIDSVEDLTVVAEAADGQEAVDLTAEHRPDVVIMDIRMPHLDGVAATAAICSRPELADTHILILTTFENDENVAKALRAGASGFLGKGVRPEELLSSIRTVAAGDALLSPAATRALVTRFLATPDTDGFRALPDAVKALTDREREVTALAAYGRSNAEIAERLVLSPLTVRSHIQRAMTKLNARDRAQLVVIAYQSGLVKPHTAS
- a CDS encoding FdhF/YdeP family oxidoreductase, whose product is MRDIGEPDESELSVTAPKTWAAGTPGVVHALQYALGQTSPKRTALTLLTLNQTKGIDCPGCAWPEPAPGKRHLNEYCENGAKHISDEATSRRVTAEFFQRYSVDELSRQSDYWLNQQGRLTEPMVLREGADHYEPIGWGEALRLLADELRALDHPDEALFYTSGRLANEPAFLLQLFARAFGTNNLPDCSNMCHESSGSALTETLGIGKGSVTLDDLYNADLVFVVGQNPGTNHPRMLSALEETKRRGGSVVAVNPLPEAGLMRFKNPQKARGVVGRGTAIADQFLQIRPGGDLALFQALNLMLIEAEDKEPGTVLDREFIDAHTTGYEAFAEHLRATTSWDEVLEATGLSQDEIEQVHARVLESRGVIVCWAMGLTQHKHGVPTIREVVNFLLLRGNIGRPGAGVCPVRGHSNVQGDRTMGIWERMPQSFLDRLGDEFRFTAPTAHGLDSVDSIRAMLDGRAKVFLGVAGNFVRATPDSDVTERAMRNCRLTAHISTKLNRSHTVCGRTALILPTLGRSDRDVQAGGEQFMTVEDSMSEVHATRGRLAPASARLLSEVSIISRLARKVLGSAPEIPWEDFEADYGLVRDRISRVVEGFEDFDERVRRPGGFRLPNPVNDKVFRTPSGKAVFSVNDFTMLRAPKGHLILQTLRSHDQWNTVPYAMDDRYRGIKGGRRVVLVNAADLADLDIPDGGLVDLVGVWSDGSERRADAFRVVAYPTPPGSAAAYYPETNVLVPLDSVADISNTPTSKSVIVRLERRQTSPSWPRAELPLRR
- a CDS encoding EF-hand domain-containing protein, which produces MSDKARILFEALDLDRNGTLTRQEIIIALRSKGPTLAATGALPPWAVGDADASSALFDAADQNGDSVLTLEEFAAVVDRRFGWR